The Sphingosinicella humi genome has a window encoding:
- a CDS encoding deoxyguanosinetriphosphate triphosphohydrolase encodes MRALAPYASDPARSRGRLHAEDRGATRGPRDAFQRDRDRIIHSVPFRRLRHKTQVFVAPDGDHFRVRLTHSLEVAQIGRTLARALGLNEDLTEALCLAHDIGHPPFGHAGEDALKAAMVEAGGFDHNAHTIRLLTRLETPYPAFDGLNLSWETLEGLAKHNGPVASPGWALAEADAAFPLDLATWPSLEAQVAAIADDIAYDNHDIDDGLRAGLFTLDELLAVPLTGRGWQAVRSRFPKVDEQRLIPELVRDQIGRMVNDVLEETRRRLDESGVASPDDVRQAGRLLAGFSDEMAREERGLKAFLSQRMYRSGPVKAVADEAERVLSRLFEAYRTNVCLLPPEWQPAAPEPVPTLRAIGDFIAGMTDRFAIRQYRELVGPVELPEGF; translated from the coding sequence GTGAGGGCGCTGGCCCCTTACGCCTCCGACCCCGCCCGGAGCCGTGGCCGCCTCCACGCCGAGGACCGCGGGGCCACCCGCGGCCCCCGCGACGCCTTCCAGCGCGACCGCGACCGCATCATCCATTCGGTCCCGTTCCGTCGCCTCCGCCACAAGACCCAGGTCTTCGTTGCGCCCGACGGCGATCATTTCCGCGTACGACTCACCCACAGCCTCGAGGTCGCACAGATCGGCCGCACGCTCGCCCGCGCGCTTGGCCTGAACGAGGACCTGACCGAGGCGCTGTGCCTCGCCCACGATATCGGACACCCGCCCTTCGGCCATGCCGGTGAGGATGCTTTGAAGGCGGCCATGGTCGAGGCGGGCGGCTTCGATCACAATGCCCACACCATCCGCCTCCTCACCCGCCTGGAAACGCCTTATCCTGCTTTTGACGGTCTCAACCTCAGCTGGGAGACGCTGGAGGGGCTCGCCAAGCATAACGGCCCCGTCGCCAGCCCCGGCTGGGCGCTTGCCGAAGCCGATGCCGCCTTCCCGCTCGACCTCGCCACCTGGCCGAGCCTGGAGGCGCAGGTCGCCGCGATCGCCGACGATATCGCCTATGACAATCACGATATAGACGACGGTCTCCGGGCCGGCCTCTTCACCTTGGACGAACTGCTCGCCGTGCCGCTTACCGGCCGCGGCTGGCAGGCGGTGCGCAGCCGCTTCCCCAAGGTCGACGAGCAGCGCCTCATCCCAGAGCTGGTCCGCGACCAGATCGGCCGGATGGTGAACGACGTGCTCGAGGAAACCCGCCGCCGACTGGACGAAAGCGGCGTCGCCAGCCCCGACGATGTGCGGCAGGCGGGCCGGCTTCTTGCCGGCTTTTCGGACGAGATGGCGCGCGAGGAGCGGGGGCTCAAAGCCTTCCTTTCTCAGCGCATGTACCGCTCCGGCCCGGTCAAGGCGGTGGCAGACGAAGCGGAGCGGGTCCTTTCCCGCCTGTTCGAGGCCTATCGCACCAATGTCTGCCTGCTTCCCCCCGAGTGGCAACCCGCCGCGCCTGAGCCCGTGCCGACCTTGCGCGCCATCGGCGACTTCATCGCCGGCATGACCGACCGTTTCGCCATCCGCCAATATCGCGAGCTGGTCGGCCCGGTGGAGCTGCCCGAAGGCTTCTAG
- the argS gene encoding arginine--tRNA ligase — translation MTLYARFAAHVGTVLDSLEQEGSLTPGLDRKAVAVEPPRDASHGDLATNAAMVLAKKAGTNPRALAELIAPKLQALDEVAAVEVAGPGFINIRLDPGIWQSELRAILAEAADYGRSSLGKGERVNVEYVSANPTGPMHMGHCRGAVVGDALAALLEYAGYAVTREYYVNDAGSQVDTLARSAHLRYREALGEEIGEIPEGLYPGDYLLPVGKALAEEFGDRYVGAPEAEWLQLFKKKTVVAMLVLIRHDLGLLGIHHDIFASEADLQASGAVDRGLETLRAKGLVYEGLLEAPKGETPEDWEPVELTLFRSTEFGDDQDRPMKKSNGSWTYFGADAAYHLQKAESADHLINIWGADHAGTVKRVQAAVRALTDGRVDLDVKLVNMVRLFRAGEPIKMSKRAGNFVTLADVVREVGKDVVRFMMLTRRADAPLDFDFAKVVEASKDNPVFYVQYAHARICSLHRRTKEAALDLPETADLALLDDEELALIKLGAQFPRVVEAAAQAHEPHRIAFYLNDLAAALHAQWNKGNDDPARRFLLAQNPDLTRARLELASAIGQIIRNGLAIMGVAAAEEMQ, via the coding sequence GTGACCCTTTACGCCCGTTTCGCCGCGCATGTCGGCACCGTTCTCGACAGCCTTGAGCAGGAAGGAAGCCTCACGCCGGGCCTCGATCGCAAGGCGGTGGCGGTCGAGCCGCCGCGCGATGCCTCGCATGGCGATCTCGCGACCAACGCGGCGATGGTGCTGGCGAAGAAGGCCGGCACCAATCCGCGCGCGCTGGCCGAGCTGATCGCGCCCAAGCTCCAGGCGCTGGACGAAGTCGCGGCGGTCGAGGTTGCGGGACCGGGTTTCATCAACATCCGCCTCGATCCCGGCATCTGGCAGAGCGAGCTTCGCGCCATCCTCGCCGAGGCCGCCGATTATGGCCGTTCCAGCCTCGGCAAGGGCGAAAGGGTGAATGTCGAATATGTCTCGGCCAATCCGACCGGGCCGATGCACATGGGCCATTGCCGCGGCGCCGTGGTCGGCGATGCCCTGGCCGCCTTGCTCGAATATGCCGGCTACGCCGTCACGCGCGAATATTATGTGAACGACGCGGGAAGCCAAGTCGACACGCTCGCCCGCTCGGCGCACCTTCGCTACCGCGAAGCGCTCGGCGAGGAGATCGGTGAGATTCCCGAGGGCCTCTACCCTGGCGACTATCTCCTCCCGGTCGGGAAGGCGCTCGCGGAGGAGTTCGGCGACCGCTATGTCGGCGCGCCCGAGGCCGAATGGCTCCAGCTCTTCAAGAAGAAGACCGTGGTGGCGATGCTCGTCCTCATCCGCCACGACCTCGGCCTCCTCGGCATCCACCACGACATCTTCGCCTCCGAGGCGGACCTCCAGGCGAGCGGCGCCGTCGATCGCGGCCTCGAAACGCTGCGGGCCAAGGGCCTTGTCTATGAGGGCCTGCTCGAAGCGCCCAAAGGCGAGACGCCTGAAGACTGGGAGCCGGTCGAGCTGACCCTGTTCCGCTCGACGGAGTTCGGCGACGACCAGGACCGGCCGATGAAGAAGTCCAACGGAAGCTGGACCTATTTCGGCGCCGACGCCGCCTATCATCTGCAGAAGGCGGAAAGCGCCGACCACCTCATCAACATCTGGGGCGCCGATCATGCCGGCACGGTGAAGCGCGTTCAGGCGGCGGTGAGGGCGCTGACCGACGGCCGCGTCGACCTCGACGTCAAGCTGGTCAACATGGTCCGCCTGTTCCGCGCCGGCGAGCCGATCAAGATGTCGAAGCGGGCCGGCAATTTCGTGACCCTGGCCGACGTCGTGCGCGAAGTCGGCAAGGACGTGGTGCGCTTCATGATGCTCACCCGCCGTGCCGACGCGCCGCTCGACTTCGATTTCGCCAAGGTGGTCGAGGCGTCGAAGGACAACCCGGTTTTCTACGTGCAGTACGCCCATGCGCGCATCTGCTCGCTCCACCGGCGGACGAAAGAGGCCGCGCTGGATCTGCCGGAGACGGCCGATCTCGCCCTGCTGGACGATGAGGAACTGGCGCTGATCAAGCTGGGCGCCCAATTCCCGCGCGTGGTCGAGGCGGCGGCCCAGGCGCACGAGCCGCACCGCATCGCCTTCTACCTGAACGACCTCGCCGCGGCGCTCCACGCCCAGTGGAACAAGGGCAATGATGACCCGGCGCGCCGTTTCTTGTTGGCACAGAATCCCGATTTGACACGCGCACGTCTGGAACTCGCCTCGGCGATAGGGCAGATTATCCGCAACGGCCTGGCGATCATGGGGGTGGCCGCCGCTGAGGAGATGCAGTGA
- a CDS encoding SPOR domain-containing protein yields MTDTRVDEALPDEDRLPWLEAVEEEEASEGPSAAKLIAFVVIGLAAIGLIVGGLFWIGSRDASGEGGEPELIAAPAGDYKVKPDEPGGMQVEGTGDTAFAASEGAVPKAAIDTGALPETPVTKEAAPVAAPAEPKRAAAPSTAAGATIQLGAFSSQSAANSAWKALSGRFSYLAPLSHSVTPVKSGDATLYRLRASGPDASGICGRLRVAGEACVRID; encoded by the coding sequence ATGACCGATACGCGCGTTGACGAGGCCTTGCCCGACGAGGACCGCCTGCCCTGGCTCGAGGCCGTCGAGGAGGAAGAAGCGAGCGAGGGACCGTCGGCCGCCAAGCTCATTGCTTTTGTCGTCATCGGCCTGGCCGCGATCGGTTTGATCGTCGGCGGCCTGTTTTGGATCGGCAGTCGAGATGCGAGCGGTGAGGGGGGCGAGCCCGAGCTGATCGCCGCGCCGGCCGGCGACTATAAGGTGAAGCCGGACGAGCCCGGCGGGATGCAGGTCGAAGGCACCGGCGATACCGCCTTTGCCGCCAGCGAGGGCGCGGTTCCCAAGGCGGCGATCGATACCGGCGCGCTGCCCGAAACGCCGGTGACCAAGGAAGCGGCTCCGGTCGCGGCTCCGGCCGAACCGAAGCGGGCGGCCGCGCCGTCCACCGCGGCGGGTGCCACGATCCAGCTCGGCGCCTTCTCCAGCCAGAGCGCGGCGAACAGCGCGTGGAAGGCGCTGTCCGGCCGCTTCTCCTATCTGGCGCCGCTCAGCCACAGCGTCACGCCGGTGAAGAGCGGCGATGCGACGCTTTATCGCTTGCGCGCCAGCGGTCCCGATGCGAGCGGCATTTGCGGTCGCCTGCGCGTCGCCGGCGAGGCCTGCGTGCGTATCGACTAA
- the nagZ gene encoding beta-N-acetylhexosaminidase, with the protein MQPAIYGLAGESLTADERDFFRDADPAGYILFRRNCADREQLRALTDSLRALHGREDVPILIDQEGGRVARMQPPVWPKFPQAGRFADLYAKAPISAIEAARANAGAIALVLREAGINVNCLPLLDVRQPGAHDIIGDRALGGEPMQVAALGRAVLDGMAAAGVVGVVKHIPGHGRSMSDSHVELPVVNASDEELDLDIEPFRTLRNAPMGMTAHVVYTAWDPDRPASLSPTVINDIIRERIGFDGLLMSDDLGMHALTGGFDRRARGVVEAGCDVALHCSGDMAEMVAVANGLGEMTGKTRERLDRAMASVADAAPAGSYEELAAKRDALLAYA; encoded by the coding sequence ATGCAGCCGGCGATTTACGGCCTGGCGGGTGAAAGCCTCACCGCCGACGAGCGGGATTTCTTCCGGGACGCCGATCCCGCCGGCTATATCCTCTTCCGCCGAAACTGCGCGGACCGGGAACAGCTCCGCGCGCTGACGGACTCGCTGCGCGCCCTCCACGGCCGCGAGGATGTGCCGATCCTGATCGACCAGGAAGGCGGCCGCGTCGCCCGCATGCAGCCGCCGGTCTGGCCGAAATTCCCCCAAGCGGGGCGCTTCGCCGACCTTTACGCCAAGGCTCCGATCAGCGCGATCGAAGCCGCTCGGGCCAACGCCGGGGCGATCGCCCTGGTGTTGAGGGAAGCCGGCATCAACGTGAACTGCCTTCCGCTCCTCGACGTGCGCCAGCCCGGCGCCCACGACATCATCGGCGACCGTGCGCTCGGCGGCGAACCCATGCAGGTCGCCGCCCTGGGGCGCGCCGTGCTCGATGGCATGGCCGCCGCGGGCGTCGTCGGCGTCGTCAAGCACATCCCCGGCCACGGCCGCTCGATGAGCGACAGCCATGTCGAGCTCCCGGTCGTGAACGCGTCGGACGAAGAGCTGGACCTGGATATCGAACCCTTCCGCACCCTTCGCAACGCACCGATGGGCATGACCGCCCACGTCGTCTACACCGCCTGGGATCCGGATCGTCCCGCCAGCCTCTCGCCGACGGTCATCAACGACATCATCCGGGAGCGTATCGGCTTCGACGGCCTCCTCATGTCCGACGATCTCGGCATGCACGCCCTCACCGGCGGCTTCGACCGACGCGCCCGCGGCGTCGTCGAGGCGGGCTGCGACGTGGCGCTGCACTGCTCGGGCGACATGGCCGAGATGGTCGCGGTCGCGAACGGCCTGGGAGAGATGACGGGAAAGACGCGCGAGCGGCTCGATCGGGCCATGGCCAGCGTCGCCGATGCCGCTCCGGCCGGCTCCTATGAGGAACTCGCCGCCAAGCGCGACGCGCTGCTCGCCTACGCTTGA
- a CDS encoding S10 family peptidase — protein MRLLPLVSVAALMIATAATAQTEADKGGGKGKSIEALHKEAVAEEAEAGWARAPVEEREVVTRHSVRVGGKTLGYAATAGTLTLRDAVGKPEASIFYTAYTLDGTKPGTKRPVMFFFNGGPGSASLWLHMGSFAPVRLTTGNPEYIRPAPFDFGPNPDTLLGTTDLVFIDAPGAGYSRPLGDAKPSDFYGVDQDVDAFARAILRYSTKFGRWNSPKFILGESYGTLRAGALAHQLQERGMALNGVILLSSIMNYGVRQPGFDQIYLTYLPSYAATAWYHNRLPSRPETVEEAVAAARQFAEGPYAAALAKGQTISPEERDAVAQRMSELTGLSADFIKRANLRVDLSRFRKELLRDDRITVGRFDSRYTGVDGDAAGEGPDFDASSEAISGAFIGSLNGYLTHELGYKTDMTYRLSARDAPGFEWDWSHAAPGTRREQTTPNTAVDLSVAMRTNPYLKVLSLNGYYDMATPFYGTEYDLRHMMLEPAQQRNLQFTYYPAGHMTYLNPDALRQMTADIERFVGEAVAEARSGTPPVAP, from the coding sequence ATGCGTCTTCTGCCCCTGGTTTCCGTTGCCGCCCTCATGATCGCCACGGCCGCGACTGCGCAAACGGAAGCCGATAAGGGCGGCGGCAAGGGCAAGAGCATCGAGGCGCTCCACAAGGAAGCCGTCGCCGAGGAGGCGGAAGCCGGATGGGCGCGGGCGCCGGTGGAGGAGCGCGAAGTCGTCACCCGCCACAGCGTCCGCGTCGGCGGCAAGACGCTCGGCTACGCCGCGACGGCGGGAACGCTCACCCTCCGCGACGCCGTCGGCAAGCCCGAGGCGAGCATCTTCTACACCGCCTACACTCTGGACGGCACGAAGCCCGGCACCAAGCGGCCGGTCATGTTCTTCTTCAACGGCGGGCCGGGCTCGGCGAGCCTCTGGCTGCACATGGGCTCCTTCGCTCCGGTGCGGCTTACCACCGGCAATCCGGAATATATCCGCCCCGCGCCGTTCGACTTCGGTCCGAATCCGGACACATTGCTCGGCACCACCGACCTCGTCTTCATCGATGCGCCCGGCGCCGGCTATTCGCGGCCGCTTGGCGATGCCAAGCCGTCCGATTTCTACGGCGTCGATCAGGACGTCGACGCCTTCGCCCGCGCCATCCTGCGCTACTCCACCAAGTTCGGGCGCTGGAACAGCCCGAAGTTCATCCTGGGCGAAAGCTACGGCACTTTGCGCGCGGGCGCGCTGGCCCATCAGCTCCAGGAGCGGGGCATGGCGCTGAACGGCGTCATCCTGCTCTCATCGATCATGAATTACGGCGTCCGCCAGCCCGGCTTCGACCAGATCTACCTCACCTATCTGCCGAGCTATGCCGCCACGGCCTGGTATCACAACCGCCTGCCCAGCCGTCCGGAGACCGTCGAGGAAGCGGTGGCGGCCGCGCGGCAATTCGCCGAGGGACCCTATGCGGCTGCGCTCGCCAAGGGCCAGACGATCAGCCCCGAAGAACGCGACGCCGTCGCCCAGCGGATGAGCGAGCTGACGGGGCTTTCGGCCGACTTCATCAAGCGGGCGAACCTGCGTGTCGATCTCTCCCGCTTCCGCAAGGAGCTGCTGCGCGACGACCGCATCACGGTCGGCCGCTTCGATTCCCGCTACACCGGCGTCGACGGCGACGCGGCCGGCGAGGGCCCGGATTTCGACGCCTCGTCCGAAGCGATCAGCGGGGCCTTCATCGGCTCGCTGAACGGCTATCTGACCCATGAACTCGGCTACAAGACCGACATGACCTATCGACTCAGCGCTCGCGATGCGCCCGGCTTCGAGTGGGACTGGAGCCATGCGGCGCCCGGAACCCGCCGCGAGCAGACCACGCCGAACACGGCCGTGGACCTGTCCGTGGCGATGCGAACCAATCCCTACCTCAAGGTGCTTTCGCTCAACGGCTATTACGACATGGCGACGCCCTTCTACGGCACCGAATACGACCTTCGCCACATGATGCTTGAGCCGGCGCAGCAGCGGAATCTGCAGTTCACCTATTATCCCGCCGGGCACATGACCTATCTCAATCCCGACGCGCTCCGCCAGATGACGGCGGACATCGAGCGCTTCGTCGGCGAGGCGGTGGCCGAGGCTCGCAGCGGCACGCCGCCGGTGGCGCCCTAA
- a CDS encoding Coenzyme F420 hydrogenase/dehydrogenase, beta subunit C-terminal domain, with the protein MRWDRHGQLKPAGPAEWLGEPSPSFARICPFSPTARDERALAAHLFPAARYQDERVGPFEAAYVGHARDGFREEGSSGGLVSWIAAELLRQGLVEGVAHVVAVDDPEKEGRHFRYRISRDEAAVRAGAKSRYYPIELSGVLDEIRSVPGRYAVVGIPCFIKAVNLLRAEDERLSDRIAFTLGLYCGHMKSARMVESFAWQMGMKAEEVQRIDFRLKDPCRPANWYRAEITRRDGRREAQDWWHLVDGDWGAGFFQNSACDFCDDVVAETADISFGDAWVEPYSSDGRGTNVVIVRSPELHRLIKQGISEGRLDLTPVDADFVEQTQAAGFRQRREGLAYRLSWRRPGVRPAKRVEANSGGLPLRRKLIYRMRHHIAVWSHPVFDLARRLHWPALYLRWARTVVTVYQGLTYSRGPVGRMIDRLETATGRHG; encoded by the coding sequence ATGAGGTGGGACCGCCACGGCCAGCTCAAACCCGCGGGGCCGGCCGAATGGCTAGGCGAGCCATCGCCCTCCTTTGCCCGCATCTGCCCCTTCTCACCCACTGCACGGGACGAGCGCGCGCTGGCGGCTCATCTCTTTCCGGCCGCTCGTTATCAAGACGAACGGGTTGGTCCCTTCGAGGCCGCTTATGTTGGCCATGCGCGGGACGGCTTTCGCGAGGAAGGCAGCTCCGGCGGGCTGGTGAGCTGGATCGCGGCCGAACTGCTGCGCCAGGGGCTCGTGGAGGGCGTCGCCCATGTCGTCGCGGTCGATGATCCCGAGAAGGAAGGACGCCATTTTCGCTATCGCATCTCCCGCGACGAGGCGGCCGTGCGCGCCGGCGCCAAGTCGCGCTATTATCCGATCGAGTTGTCGGGCGTGCTTGATGAAATCCGATCCGTCCCCGGGCGCTACGCCGTTGTCGGCATTCCCTGCTTCATCAAGGCGGTGAACCTGCTCCGCGCCGAGGACGAGAGGCTCTCCGATCGGATCGCCTTCACCCTCGGCCTCTATTGCGGCCACATGAAGAGCGCTCGCATGGTCGAGAGCTTCGCTTGGCAGATGGGCATGAAGGCCGAGGAGGTGCAGCGGATCGACTTCCGCCTCAAGGACCCGTGCCGGCCGGCCAACTGGTATCGCGCCGAGATCACCCGCCGCGACGGCCGTCGCGAGGCGCAGGACTGGTGGCATCTCGTCGACGGCGACTGGGGCGCCGGCTTCTTCCAGAACAGCGCCTGCGACTTCTGCGACGACGTGGTGGCGGAAACAGCGGACATCTCCTTCGGCGATGCCTGGGTGGAACCCTATTCGTCGGACGGGCGCGGGACGAACGTCGTCATCGTCCGTTCGCCGGAACTGCACAGGCTGATCAAGCAGGGGATCAGCGAAGGCCGCCTCGACCTCACTCCGGTCGACGCCGACTTCGTCGAGCAGACCCAGGCCGCCGGCTTCAGGCAGCGCCGCGAAGGGCTGGCCTACAGGCTGAGCTGGCGCCGCCCGGGCGTGCGTCCGGCCAAGCGCGTCGAGGCCAACTCAGGCGGCCTGCCTCTTCGACGCAAGCTGATCTACCGCATGCGCCACCACATCGCCGTCTGGAGCCATCCCGTCTTCGACCTCGCCCGCCGCCTGCACTGGCCCGCACTCTACCTTCGTTGGGCGCGAACGGTGGTGACCGTCTATCAGGGCCTCACCTACTCGCGCGGCCCGGTCGGCCGGATGATCGATCGCCTCGAAACGGCGACCGGTAGACACGGTTAG
- a CDS encoding polysaccharide pyruvyl transferase family protein, with protein sequence MAAHWLEIMPRRRKIGVLTFHRCINYGSYWQARCLVEGLRARGDDAVLLDHDSAKVNRAEWRCALRPLLPERTSRSDYRLYALKTRRFLGAFDALPRSARFRLDDPQGLERYDVVIVGSDEVWNLRHPWYGGRPLFYGAGLNVERLVSYAASFGNHDAADGLDGWWTALLKRFSFISVRDENSRRMVRDALNREPELVLDPCLQFPPKVSPGQVQRRQPYIAVYGHSFPAWFTERVRRSAAAHGYKLLSIGYRNDWADEQLLTAGPERFAKLMAASAAIATNFFHGCVFALLYGRPFACATSPYRFNKVRDLADAVGAQKHVVAEDTPTSHFHRLLAEPLGPAVHERIAALRRQSASYLDHVLA encoded by the coding sequence ATGGCGGCGCATTGGCTCGAGATCATGCCGCGCCGCCGGAAAATCGGTGTTCTCACCTTCCACCGCTGCATCAACTACGGCTCCTATTGGCAAGCGCGCTGCCTCGTCGAAGGCTTGCGCGCTCGGGGCGATGACGCGGTTCTTCTCGACCATGATTCGGCCAAGGTGAACCGGGCGGAATGGCGCTGCGCGCTCCGGCCGCTATTGCCCGAGCGGACGTCGCGGTCCGATTATCGGCTCTACGCTCTCAAGACCCGACGTTTCCTCGGCGCCTTCGATGCCCTGCCCCGTTCCGCGCGGTTTCGGCTCGACGATCCGCAAGGGCTCGAGCGCTATGACGTCGTCATCGTCGGCAGCGACGAGGTCTGGAACCTCCGCCATCCCTGGTATGGCGGACGGCCGCTCTTCTACGGCGCCGGACTCAACGTCGAACGCCTCGTCTCCTACGCCGCCAGCTTCGGCAACCACGACGCCGCCGACGGCCTGGACGGTTGGTGGACGGCACTGCTCAAGCGCTTTTCCTTTATCTCCGTCCGCGACGAGAACAGCCGCCGGATGGTCCGTGATGCGCTGAACCGCGAGCCCGAGCTGGTGCTGGACCCCTGCCTCCAGTTCCCGCCCAAGGTTTCGCCTGGCCAGGTTCAACGGCGCCAGCCCTATATCGCGGTCTATGGCCACAGCTTTCCGGCCTGGTTCACGGAGCGCGTCCGGCGCAGCGCGGCGGCCCATGGCTACAAACTCCTCAGCATAGGCTATCGCAACGACTGGGCGGACGAGCAGCTGCTCACCGCCGGTCCCGAGCGTTTCGCCAAGCTGATGGCCGCCTCCGCCGCGATCGCGACCAACTTCTTTCATGGCTGCGTGTTCGCGCTCCTATATGGCCGGCCCTTCGCCTGCGCCACGTCTCCCTATCGCTTCAACAAGGTGCGCGATCTCGCCGACGCTGTCGGTGCGCAGAAGCACGTCGTTGCCGAAGACACTCCCACCTCGCATTTCCACAGGCTCCTCGCCGAACCCCTAGGCCCCGCCGTCCACGAGCGGATCGCCGCGCTGCGCCGCCAGTCCGCCTCCTATCTCGACCATGTCCTCGCCTAG
- a CDS encoding retropepsin-like aspartic protease family protein gives MKALIVPFVLALLLVGCREIATETGEYRPTEAGTVDHALCLLGFTGIPLTELLTGHHLVEATVNGRPGHFVLDTGANLSVLDAAHVQDFGLSGDTAAPGAAIGLGGTMKARQLSVDSLAIGPVAIRQRSMAVADLSQLTDVLRPFAGGTPIHGIIGHDVMEEHRAVIDVAGPVLYLIEPDEAPAPVPVGRCLADEESPPPSNR, from the coding sequence ATGAAGGCTCTGATCGTCCCGTTCGTGCTCGCTTTGCTGCTCGTCGGTTGTCGCGAGATCGCCACCGAAACGGGGGAATATCGACCGACCGAGGCAGGGACGGTGGATCATGCGCTTTGCCTGCTCGGCTTCACGGGCATCCCGCTGACGGAGCTGCTGACGGGGCATCATCTCGTAGAAGCGACCGTCAACGGACGGCCCGGCCATTTCGTGCTCGACACCGGCGCCAATCTCAGCGTGCTGGACGCCGCCCATGTTCAGGATTTCGGCTTATCCGGAGACACGGCGGCGCCCGGCGCCGCGATCGGGCTGGGCGGCACGATGAAGGCGCGCCAGCTGTCGGTCGACAGCCTCGCCATCGGCCCGGTGGCGATCCGTCAGCGATCGATGGCGGTCGCGGATCTATCGCAGTTGACCGATGTGCTGAGGCCGTTCGCCGGAGGGACGCCCATTCACGGCATCATCGGACACGATGTGATGGAGGAGCATCGGGCCGTGATCGATGTTGCGGGGCCGGTCCTCTACCTGATCGAGCCTGACGAGGCTCCGGCCCCGGTGCCGGTCGGACGATGCCTCGCCGACGAGGAAAGCCCGCCGCCCTCCAACCGATGA
- a CDS encoding segregation and condensation protein A, which yields MEFDDSFDDAPAVAEAERLTLDLDGWEGPLDLLLTLARTQKVDLAKISILALTEQYLAFIADAKRLRLEIAADYLVMAAWLAYLKSCLLLPKDPEQDPSPEELALRLQLRLQRLGAMREAGARLLARDRVGRDVFLRGAPEGLRVVRKAAWQAELYDLISAYGSVRARTEPAVHIVSRRPVMTLEEALQRVERLIGASLEWATLESFLPDTQDAEFRRSALASSFVASLELARQGRIELDQRSAFSPLLIRAA from the coding sequence GTGGAGTTCGACGATTCCTTCGACGATGCGCCCGCCGTGGCGGAGGCGGAACGGCTGACGCTGGACCTCGACGGGTGGGAAGGGCCGCTTGATCTGCTGCTCACGCTGGCGCGGACGCAGAAGGTCGATCTTGCCAAGATCTCGATCCTGGCGCTTACCGAGCAATATCTCGCTTTCATCGCCGATGCGAAGCGGCTCCGCCTCGAGATCGCCGCCGACTATCTCGTGATGGCGGCCTGGCTCGCCTATCTCAAATCCTGCCTGCTGCTGCCCAAGGATCCGGAGCAGGACCCGAGCCCGGAGGAATTGGCGCTTCGTCTCCAGCTTCGGCTGCAGCGGCTGGGTGCGATGCGCGAGGCGGGAGCGCGACTGCTGGCCCGCGATCGGGTCGGACGCGACGTGTTCCTGCGCGGCGCACCGGAGGGGCTGCGCGTCGTCCGCAAGGCGGCGTGGCAGGCCGAGCTCTACGACCTGATCTCCGCTTATGGCTCCGTGCGCGCACGGACCGAGCCGGCGGTGCATATCGTTTCGCGGCGGCCGGTGATGACCTTGGAGGAGGCACTGCAGAGGGTCGAGCGGTTGATCGGGGCGAGCCTTGAGTGGGCGACGCTCGAATCCTTTCTCCCCGACACCCAGGATGCGGAGTTCCGCCGCTCGGCGCTCGCCTCCAGCTTCGTCGCCAGCCTCGAGCTGGCGCGGCAGGGAAGGATCGAGCTCGATCAGCGATCCGCCTTTTCGCCGCTCTTGATCCGGGCCGCATGA
- the scpB gene encoding SMC-Scp complex subunit ScpB gives MKELPDDIRAVEATLFAAEEPMTEREIVDYVGEGVDVASALQVLAEQYAGRGINLVERGKRWHFQTAADMAHILRRERDEVRKLSRAAVETLAIIAYHEPVSRAEIEAIRGVQISKGTLDVLMEAGWVRPAGRREVPGRPLIYATTATFLQHFGLSSRRDLPGIDDLKAAGLLDPIDAAMEQLELETQRDED, from the coding sequence ATGAAAGAGCTGCCGGACGACATCCGCGCCGTCGAGGCGACTCTGTTCGCCGCCGAGGAGCCGATGACGGAGCGGGAGATCGTCGATTATGTCGGCGAGGGCGTCGATGTAGCGTCGGCGCTGCAGGTGCTGGCGGAGCAATATGCCGGCCGCGGCATCAATCTCGTCGAGCGAGGCAAGCGCTGGCATTTCCAGACCGCGGCCGACATGGCCCATATATTGCGGCGGGAGCGGGACGAGGTGAGGAAACTCTCCCGCGCCGCGGTCGAAACCCTCGCCATCATCGCCTATCACGAGCCGGTCAGCCGCGCCGAGATCGAGGCGATCCGCGGCGTGCAGATTTCCAAGGGCACGCTCGACGTGCTGATGGAGGCGGGCTGGGTGCGGCCGGCCGGACGCCGCGAGGTGCCGGGGCGGCCGCTCATCTACGCCACGACTGCAACCTTCCTGCAGCATTTCGGCCTTAGCAGCCGGCGCGATCTTCCGGGGATCGACGATCTGAAGGCCGCCGGACTGCTCGATCCGATCGATGCGGCGATGGAGCAGCTAGAACTGGAAACGCAGCGTGATGAGGACTAG